The genomic interval GAGAAGTTGGATAAATATATCATTGTGAAAGCAATGTAGGTGTTTCATCTCTTACAAAAACATTAACATATAAGTGGAAGATAGCAAGTTAATCTAAAAAAAAGAGACACGCATTAAGAAAGTTCAACATAAGGAAAATAGCGAATGAACAAGATAGCATGAAATCTTACCCTGTCATTGAGATCTGAAGCTATAATTTTAGCAAATTGGGTGCTCAACTAATGAAATTCCAAAGGAGAAGTATAAGCACCAAAAGAGAACAAGTACTCAATTATTTAGGTTGGGATACATGGATCTTCTCCATTAGGCTTCATGCAAAGTTGCATCACTAGTAATactcaaatcaattaaattatttgtttaaCGCATTATCTAGAATCTCCTTTGGCCTCTTACTACCCCATGCAGATCCATCTCTAATTGATTCAACTCATCCAACTAAAGAATCCATTGAGCGCCTTTGAAGATGCTCTTAGAACTATGCTTAATTTCTTCAACTAGTAGTATTTTTACTCCATCTTTGTTGGTAAGCCCACAAATCTAACATTCTTGTCTCAGAGCACAAGATGATCACATGAGACTTCAAAAGCTTTTCTCTATTTCAACCACCTACTCTTTATCCTATTAATGACATTTTCATTGATATCTTATCATGTAATTACATCACTATATCTACAATTCTTACTTACAAACATGTTATCAATCTTAACTTTTCTCTTGATTATTTTCCAACCTACATTTCATAGGTCGAGTTGTAGTTTATGCTCGACTTAGAAACTCTTGTTTCTAAATTTCTTCtacaaattcaaattttttttattctatttaCATCTTGTGAATTAGTACAATATTATCTACCAATAACATATATTAAGGAGGTTTAACTTGAAAATAATTGATGATTCATCTAATACTAAAagagacttagagttgatctttaatgttaattaaaagaaaatcagTTATCACACCCCCACTAGTTTTAAAACTTGTGATTAAAGGTTTACATCAAAGGTACTATTATGTAAAAATTGTGCAAGTAACACAAGCAATATTCACAGGAGGTGACAAAGATGATTCGTGTTTGATATACGATACCAAAGTTCACTCTCAGTTCAGATATCTATCAAAACCATCATCCACAAGATAGTATTTTGAATCAAATAACAACTAAATTTATCTTAAGAGGAAAAACATCGCACCAAAATTTTCCATTAATTAATTTTGGCTGGCGATATTGAAAGAGAATATAGGCACAACTTTCTGGGTGTGTGGACATAGAAAAACCATGGTAATATTTTAGAAGGTTATGGAATATGATCAAATTATTAGACATGATTCTTGCACAAGCTTGTTACCTCCCTTAAAGCAAAATTAgtcaaatttaacaaaaaaaaaaaactagcctTTTTATCCTACCAAGTAGCAGATATGAGCAAATTACAAAGATTACATAAGATGAACAGCTAATACACAGTACCAGTCATGAACAAAATCTCCTGTGGCATGTGGTCTCAAAGAAGAACTCTGATTCTTTGACTTAAGACCAACGACATACAGAATCAAGGAAACCTGGAACAAAGTCAATAAATGTACATCTTAAGCAGGAACATGAATAATCAAAAATCAGATTTCAATTATTCATAGTCCTACTATAGGGTATTTGAATaaaaatggatgtaaaatcagggGCAGTCATTTGCTTCCGGTTTCAACGGGAGCTAGAAAATTAGATTCCTCGCTCCCATAATTTGCATCATAACTGAGAGAGAATAAAATTAAGTAGCCAAACAAAATGAGTTGCATAGGCTCCTGTTCTGAGATTATGAGGGACTTAGTATCTAAGATACAGAATCAACTTAACCATCCTTACAGCAAAGTACCATTCCTAGCTGAATGAAGAAATCACATTATGTAGGAAAACATACTTCGTCAATAGGCCTAACTGTTTGCATGATTAGTTAAGTAATGATCCAAAGGACAAGtgtcgtttaaaaaaaaaattcaatttaatctTATCCACCTGTGCGATCACATAAACCCtatctcattttttttctctttaatgtTCTGTCTCCCTCTTCCCGGCCAAGACAGTCACTGTCACTGCTGCCTCAAATGGCGAGCTGCAACCACTGGTGAGTGGTGATGTCATATGGCCCAACTATTTGGAATTTGCTAAGTGGATCTTATTCCACTAAGCATTATATAGGGTTGTACTTGTATGTTAGTCGTCTAGATCTCTTCTAATTATGTTCAGAATCATTTTCTCTCTTTACTCCTCAAACCTAAAAGAAGACAGTTCTAATTGAAACCAAGAGTATCACATTCAGGAAGCACCACACTCACTAAGCTCCCAAGATGATCAAGTAATGTAGAGGACCTCAAAATGTTCAGAATATAGTCAGGAAATCACACCCAAACCTTGTCAAAAAAATTTCAGATATATATGACTAAATAATCATCATAGTGCAAATGTACTGTCAAAAATTAGAACAGGTTTTTTCCTTACTGAAAGCACACTTACAATCAGGCTGAGGATAAAAGTTGTGGATAGCAACTCAAATCCTTTGTCAGCTATGACCTACAAATAATTTCAAAAAGTAAACAATATCTTAATTATCCATTCATCAAAATTACTAAAATACTGCAACAATATAAAATTGCTAGATACGATGGATACTGAATTATAGTTGATATAATTTTATGCAAAAAACAAGTTCCCCTGTCGACAGTTAATTGCAAGAATGTACCGTAGGGGGCATCCACTTCATATAAACACCAGTAGGTAAAAGTATCAGTAAAAGCAAAAGTAATAACAGCCCTGAAAAGGAGAAGAAAACAAGAATTACTGTCATGATTTGACTGCCATTAGATGGTATATCTCAAACAAGTAGTTGTTTAATGTTTAGCTCAACGATTAGTACGGTCCACAAAGACTGGTATACGTTGGTTGGTCCAGAAACCATTCCAGCCATTTGGACCGCCAATGGGTAGCGATGTGAAGATCTTACTAATGCTTTCCTATTAATCAGCTAAACAATAAATTTCCTCTATATTTAGATTGAAACCAAATAAGCAACAAGACATTATTCATAAACACTTGGTGGACATACCAGAAATCAGGCATAAATTGAATGGTCTTTTTTATTCTACCAGAACCTGAGTTTTAAATACGAGAATGACCCAAAAGAAGAGAACACGAGAAATAAGGGTAGGCGTACCATTGCATCGGTAGTGGAGACGAGATCCATCAGAGAGAACGGCGCCAGGAACGATCTTGCCCGGAAGTACGGATCCGGCGACGGCCAAGTACCCGAAATAGCAGAAGAGGAGAATGACCTaaagatcaaaaaaaaaaaaaattaccactCAATTTCACGAACTTGTGCGGAGAGAGTGAGAGAGCGACGAAAACAGGAGATGGCACTTACGGAGCTCCAGGAAGGGATCAGAGCGGAAAGAATAGCTTCCACTTCCATGTCACACTGTCGCTGCTTCTGCGCGATTACTCTCGATGATCCGCAGTCGGGAGATCGGACAAAGGAAGGGTTAGTTCGTCCACCACTGCTCTCGACTGGTGGTCTCACTGCGGTGCTCGTGTAGCGGAATGAGCGCTCCAGTTTATATCACAGACGGCCGTTCGTGAGATTTACCTATGGAGGCTTCTCCGATCCGTCCGATCACAACTTTTTGATCTTGAcagttaaaaagaaaaaaattatcaaGACCAATCTGTCATTACTTAATCCGACGGTTAAGAATGGGTAAGTCCTATGGAGGCCTCTTTCGTAGAATTTTTATTCCCAGTTTTATGCGGACTCGTTAGCTCAGTGCCAACGTGTTAGGTATTATCCAAATTAATAATTACCAATAAACACTTagtttactttaaattttatattttagctAAATGTGTTTATCAGCTACcttatcaattttttaaatttaaattttataattaatacttatctaaatttaaaaaataataaaaatatataaagtataaaataaaaaattgatggCCTAAATTTAGTAAAATTgatgatttatttaaattttaaaaatattatataaaaattgATATGAATGTTTTTATATACGAATCCAGTAGGGATGGTAATTTCATCcaaacccgatggaggatccgataTCATATCCGAATGAAGGAGACTATGGAGGGGCTATCAATACTCGATACTCGACCTGAATAtctgattaaataatatatatatatatatattaaagaaaattttcttttttcaaaatcaacttattATTTTTATCGGTATTATGAAAAGACtgtatagatgtttaatctatttttttaattatataaatatttttaatagaatgttaattttaatatatttttgttgaatgataataattggataaaaagaagaaaaattaaaattatagaagatATCATatcctttaatgggtatgggtatacccatcggagatcctatacccgatgggtatggggacgGAGTACATAGAATCCGACCTGAATTCGACCCATTGTCATCCTTAAAATCCAGGTTGATCCACTTTTTCTTGGTTCGCTCCACAAGTGCAGTCAGATGTCGATTAAAATCCGACCATAATTGACTGTGATCCCTTCTTGGGTTCATATTTCCATCCAGATTATAATTTATGTCGAAGCAAGCTGCTGAAAACCGTCGGTTGTGGGCGAGTGGCTAGGCTGCCAAGCCGAGGCGGTCTTCGACCGCCTATTCTAATCCAAACTATAACCTAAATGTAAATATGATCCTAGAAATATCACAGTCAATTACAAGTGAATTCTAACTAAAGTCTGATCATAATTACTAAGCGAGACCAGAAGATCTACTCTGTTTATATACACATATAATTGAGTTATAATTATCCTTTTAATccctattttctttaaaaaaaattaaatattcaaatcttgctcaattaattttgataataaataactTTATAAGCCCTTCAAATCGACCTCTAAAATATTATTGAATATGTGAAAAATGATGCCATCTTTTGATAAACATTTGAAATTACATTAATAAAACAAAGGAGAAAAATATATTCTAAGCAAAGAGAGCGTTTCCTCATATTCTAGACAAATATGGGGGAAAATCAAGAGATATCAACACCTGGTCACAATCTCTTAACGAGGAAACGTCGATTCAAACCAAcagaggaaaaaaaatatgaactTCAACGTTATAACAAGAGGTTTGCATATCAATAATTAGAGCATAATTTGAGGTCTGATCGTATCCTATGTTTCCGTTTTGCCTTTGCATATCAAACATTCAGCAAGACGGCATCTCGTCATTTTGCAAACACCAACGGGCTTCCAAATATTCTCAGAACCTTTAATCTACTACACAACTGCTGCCAATGAAGAAGCATCAGTGCTAAGCAAACTACTTATCGGCCCACTTTGACTCCTTGAATGATGGGAGCAATGCAGCTGCACTTTCGAAGTGTTGAAGCTTTGTGTCTGCTCATAATTTAAACATTTCGGTTCAGTCTTTCTCAGCAACTTAAGTAGATTCAACTGAATGTTAGTGGAAGCGAACTCACTTTCATAATGTTCAACTGATTTTAGGATCTACTTGTCTATCACCTCCATTAATGCCATCTTTTAAGACGCAATTCTCTTTGCTCGGCAATGCTGTAGATGAATCGCTTCGCTTGTTTGATTCTGACATTTCCACCTCAATGGCAGCCTTGTGCGGTGACGCTTCGGACTCCATCTCTAGCTTCTGCATCCTTGCTTTCTGCATGGCATGCCTCTCGTATCTGGTAAATGAATTGAGGAAATCTACTTAACGTGAGTGTCTATAACAGATAAATATATGGAAAAGCATGGTTTTTTCAATTTCACTATACAGTATACAGAGGATGCTTGATCTTCCCCAAAAAACAAGAAAAAttatggttaataaaagaaaattaaacagttctCTAAGGAACAAACTAAAACCATTTAGAAGTTACTAGTCAGAAGAACACAGTAACAATGATCCACTCATAATGTGGTTAGAAGCATTGTGTCATACTCTTTACTCGAATTGTGCTCATCTAGCTGAATCATGTTGCTGTTTTTGCCTATTTAGTTCATAAAACTATAGGGATGCTCCCTCAAAAATCTAAACTTGAGATGAGAAACAATTCTAGTCAATAATGGGGCAGGAGGCTCTACGCATAAATAAGCTATAAGCTCTAAGTGGGAATCAATACATAACAGACAACCAGAAAACATACAGAACAAATAGTTAAACAAACTACTAATATCATATCAGAGTAGGTATGCTAGAATTTTAAACAGAATTTCAGTGAGGGAACCTAACATAGCTCACATGGGAGCATCCTGCAAAGTTGATTCGTCCTAGATACCTTCAACCAATAAAGCATCTATTACGGGCAAGCATTTCATTCCCGGCAAAGCAAAGTGAGATTCTTGAAGATCTAGGATCTGAAAAATCTAACTAATAGTTATGTACAAATATAATGAATCCATTAATTTGTTAGGCAAGAAAATAAAGTATATTCACTTGAGGATCCTTCCACTATCCTCTCCATAAAATTTCAAATGAAAAACTACATGCTGAAAATACATATATAAGGGACATACGGTGCAACATAGCTTTTAACAAGTTGAAAATATATTCTCCAGAACTGTCTTTCCTTTAAATGCCTAGGACATAAAACATATCGAAGATGTGCAATTTCCTGAAAAACAATCATAAGATGCAGGTTAGATAAGTGCTACAATATGTATATGTAGAGCAAGTAAAACATGGTGCAAATATAAAAATTGGAGATAATATAGTAGCAACTTGTAAGATCATATAAATATATGTAATTATGGTCTTCAGCAGAATGGAATAACCACAAAAAGTCTTCTAGGAAATGCAATCAGTATTATGAACAGTCTATCTTATCCCTTGAGAAAAGCTATCAACAGAAGGCCTAAATGGGTTTGCAAGCAAACCCCTATCAATAATGTCAAAACCACATTGGCAAAAGAACAATTAAAAACTTTGGACAGATAATATAATATATGTGAAATGCTGCTTTTAGTTTAGCAGACTCGTATAGTCTTCTAAAACCTAAAGTAGGTATTGAACACTTCCCCATGGAAATGAAAAATTTTAGTGTGTGCCTGAAAGTCAAATAGATCTTATTGTTTTCCCAGCAATCTTGTTATTCCTAAATCTTGGGGATATCCTACCAAGTTTCTTTGTCCACTTCTGCAAAAAGATGACTATTCCCTCATTCAGTTCCACAAATTTGCAATATTTTGAATGTCTTATCATATAGAAGATGTTGATGCTTCTGAGTGCCATATGCCAATAACCAACTATACAATgacaattgatcctgtccgaaccagaagtcaacagacgctgggcacgtggcgctcttcgactcgctgatgtagatctccaactggtggcgcgatgctccgcCGAACCTGCActgaagtcgagccgggaagggggttcccggcggcgaccctccgacgctcaagtcaggtaaacaaCGATGAAAAAGGTGACTCccgaagtctcagaatacctagCCAAAtcttacctccggcgaagtctgaggctctttatatagagctgtgaagggtttgggcacgtgtaccgaggtgcacacgtgtcctctgccctttcctaggtatgcgtctgtcagaaagcttacctgacccatatcgctacagtcgaagcatgccctcgatgggacaacaCAATTTCCTGTCACAAGATCTGGAGCATGGCAcccacgtgaaacctaccggttgtcagagaaagaagtcccgtccttttcc from Zingiber officinale cultivar Zhangliang chromosome 6B, Zo_v1.1, whole genome shotgun sequence carries:
- the LOC121993051 gene encoding uncharacterized protein LOC121993051, whose translation is MWPFAKGSRASKEDTPGKDQGKEGKEDHQLLEFGVTDRLREFVRTFTVDTFKSFPLQDDQPADADGVGVESNVRMDLTEWRERHATLVLSKVKEIAHLRYVLCPRHLKERQFWRIYFQLVKSYVAPYERHAMQKARMQKLEMESEASPHKAAIEVEMSESNKRSDSSTALPSKENCVLKDGINGGDRQVDPKIS